CATCGCGCTGTCATCATCGAACAGGAACGCCGCCAGCGCCTTGGTGAGTTCCGTCTTGCCGACACCGGTCGGCCCCAGGAACATGAACGAGCCGATCGGCCGGTTCGGATCCTGAAGGCCGGCACGCGCCCGGCGCACCGCGGTCGACACCGCGTGAATGGCCTCGGCCTGACCGACCACACGGCCCGCCAGAACGTCTTCCATCCTGAGCAGTTTCTCCCGCTCGCCTTCCAGCATCTTGTCCACCGGAATGCCGGTCCATTTGGAGACCACCTGGGCGATATGGGACGGGGTCACCGCTTCATCGACCATGGCGTCGGCCTCTTCCGTGGCTTCAGCCTCTTCCAGCTTTCTTTCCAGATCCGGGATCACGCCATAGGCGAGCTCGCCGGCCTTGGCCAGGTCGCCGCGCCTCTGCGCGATTTCCAGATCGATGCGGGCCTGGTCCAGCTGCTCCTTGATCTTCTGTTCAAGGTTCAGCTTTTCCTTTTCGCCGAGCCAGCGGTTGGTCAGTGCCTGGGACTGCTCTTCCAGATCCGTCAGTTCCTTCTCAAGCTTGGTGAGCCGATCCTTGGAGGCTTCGTCATTTTCCACCTTCAGGGCCTCGCGCTCGATCTTCAGCTGAATGATCCGCCGGTCCAGTTCGTCGAGCTCCTCCGGCTTGCTGTCCACCTGCATGCGCAGGCGGCTGGCGGCCTCGTCGACCAGATCGATGGCCTTGTCCGGCAGGAACCGGTCGGTGATATAGCGGTTCGACAGGGACGCTGCCGAGACGATCGCACTGTCGGTGATCCGCACGCCATGGTGAAGCTCGTACTTCTCCTTGATGCCACGCAGGATCGAAACGGTGTCTTCCACCGTGGGCTCGGTCACGAAGACCGGCTGGAACCGACGGGCGAGCGCGGCGTCCTTTTCGACATGCTTGCGATATTCGTCCAGAGTGGTTGCACCGACGCAGTGCAACTCACCCCGGGCCAGAGCCGGTTTGAGCAGGTTGGAGGCGTCCATGGCGCCATCCGCCTTGCCGGCGCCGACCAGCGTGTGCATTTCGTCGATGAACAGGATGATGCTGCCGGCGGCCGCTTCAACCTCACTGAGCACGCCTTTCAGGCGCTCCTCGAACTCGCCGCGGTATTTGGCGCCGGCAATCAGCGCGCCCATGTCAAGCGCCAGAAGCTGCTTGTCCTTGAGCGATTCCGGCACGTCGCCGTTGACGATCCTCAGCGCCAGCCCTTCCGCGATGGCTGTCTTGCCGACGCCGGGCTCGCCGATCAGAACCGGGTTGTTCTTGGTCCGGCGCGACAACACCTGGATCGTCCGCCGGATTTCCTCATCGCGGCCGATTACTGGGTCCAGTTTGCCCTCGCGGGCAACCTGCGTCAGGTCCCGCGCATATTTCTTCAGAGCTTCATACTGGTTTTCAGCCGTGGCACTGTCGGCGGTACGGCCCTGGCGCAGCTGGTTGATCGCTTCATTGAGCGCATTCGCCGTCACGCCGTGACGCTTCATCAGCTTGCCGGCTTCACTGTCCGTGTCCATCGCCAGCGCCAGCAACAGCCGTTCGACCGTGACAAAACTGTCGCCGGCCTTGTCCGCGATTTTCTCAGCCTGTTCGAACAGGCGTGCCGTTGCCTGCCCCATATAGAGCTGGCCGGTTCCACCGGAGACCTTGGGCATCTTGTCGAGAAGCCCTTCAAGATCCCCCTTGAGGGCCTTCGCCTGGCCGCCCGCCCGGTCGATCAGGCCGCTGGCCATGCCTTCCGGATCATCCAGAAGCACTTTCAGGATGTGTTCGGGGGCAAATTGCTGATGGCCGCGCCCCAGCGCAAAGGTCTGAGCGGATTGCACGAATCCGCGTGCACGCTCGGTATATTTTTCAAAATTCATGAGTTACCTCCTACTCGCCCGCACCACCCGAAGCATGGGGAGCGATCTGGGATACGGACCCCTGTTGAGAGCGTCCGTGCAGCCTCTTTGAGCGCTGCCCCCTTCATATAGTGTTGCAAATTCATCACAAAAAGCCCCCTGAAGTACTTTTTGCAGAGCCAAACAAAAACGGCGCCCCGAAGGACGCCGTTTATCATCTCAATCTTTCGCCGGACTGATTATTCAGTCGCCGGTGCAACTTCTACAGGCGCGTCTTCAGCGGCCTTGGTCCGGCGTGGCCGGGTCGTACGCCGGCGCGGTTTCGGCTGGTCTTCTGCCTCTGCTGTCGGGCTTTCAGCTCCTTCAGCACCGCTTGCCGTTGAACCGGCTGCCGCGTCATCTCCGGCACTGTCCGCTTCGGCCGCCCGACGCGGCGTCCGTGCCCGCGGCGTACGGGTCCGGCGGCGCGGTTTGTCGTCAGCCTGCTCGTCTCCGGCTTCCGCCTTCTGACCAGCGCCGTTGACCTTGCCTTCCTGGTCGATGACCGGCATGTCCTCGATGAACGGCTGCGGGCTGTCTGCGTCGACAACGTCACCGTCGCTGGACGCAGCTTCCGGCTGGGCGCGGTCCGCACCGTTGGCGTGCCCGTTGCCGTTGGCTGCCGCAACCTCGTTGCTGTCTTCGGCCTCGTTGCGCGCCGGCGCTTGCACATTGGGCTGTTGCTGCGGTTGGGCAGCGGCGACAATGCGCAGATAGTGCTCTGCATGCTGATTGTAGTTTTCAGACATCACCCGGTCGCCGGATGCCTGCGCATCACGGGCCAGCTGCTGATACTTCTCCGCGATATGCATCGCCGTGCCGCGGATTTTCACATCAGGACCGTTGGATTCGTAAGTCCGGGTTAACGGATTCGGACCCTTGCGGCCCCGTCCGCGCATACGCTTATTGCTCTGATTTCCTGGTCTCATCCTGCCGTTTTCTCTTGCGGAACGGCGGTCAGCATTACGCCGACCCAACATCGGAATTGCATAAACCGATACGAAATAGCCACCGACACCAACAATGCTTGTTAGCGGCTGTCATTGAAAACATACGCAGCGCGTTAAAGGCCACAGGCCAACGCGTTTGTCATTTCTTCGACAGTCCGTAAATACCGGATAGTCCGATATGCAGTGGTTTCCAAAGCGCCCAAACTGCGCCCGTCCCCACACTGCCGGATGCGCATGCCCCGCTGAACGCTGATCACATCTCCGGTCTCGGCAAGGGCAACCTACCCGTTTCCGCAGCGATTTCCAAGTGCTTTTTCGTCTTTGGATCAAAACGGCGAAATTATAACTTCTGCGCCAGCACGACCCGATCGTTTCCCGACAGATCCCT
This genomic interval from Labrenzia sp. VG12 contains the following:
- the clpB gene encoding ATP-dependent chaperone ClpB, coding for MNFEKYTERARGFVQSAQTFALGRGHQQFAPEHILKVLLDDPEGMASGLIDRAGGQAKALKGDLEGLLDKMPKVSGGTGQLYMGQATARLFEQAEKIADKAGDSFVTVERLLLALAMDTDSEAGKLMKRHGVTANALNEAINQLRQGRTADSATAENQYEALKKYARDLTQVAREGKLDPVIGRDEEIRRTIQVLSRRTKNNPVLIGEPGVGKTAIAEGLALRIVNGDVPESLKDKQLLALDMGALIAGAKYRGEFEERLKGVLSEVEAAAGSIILFIDEMHTLVGAGKADGAMDASNLLKPALARGELHCVGATTLDEYRKHVEKDAALARRFQPVFVTEPTVEDTVSILRGIKEKYELHHGVRITDSAIVSAASLSNRYITDRFLPDKAIDLVDEAASRLRMQVDSKPEELDELDRRIIQLKIEREALKVENDEASKDRLTKLEKELTDLEEQSQALTNRWLGEKEKLNLEQKIKEQLDQARIDLEIAQRRGDLAKAGELAYGVIPDLERKLEEAEATEEADAMVDEAVTPSHIAQVVSKWTGIPVDKMLEGEREKLLRMEDVLAGRVVGQAEAIHAVSTAVRRARAGLQDPNRPIGSFMFLGPTGVGKTELTKALAAFLFDDDSAMVRIDMSEYMEKHSVSRLIGAPPGYVGYEEGGALTEAVRRRPYQVVLFDEIEKAHGDVFNVLLQVLDDGRLTDGQGRTVDFRNTLIIMTSNLGAEYLVNQPEGQDSDVVRDEVMGSVRGHFRPEFLNRLDEIVLFHRLQRSQMADIVKIQLERLRKLLTDRKITLELDNGALGWLAQKGYDPAYGARPLKRVIQKDLQDPLAEKLLAGEILDGQTVHVSAGGDRLLFQEDAAESAALQSQSLH
- a CDS encoding DUF4167 domain-containing protein; amino-acid sequence: MLGRRNADRRSARENGRMRPGNQSNKRMRGRGRKGPNPLTRTYESNGPDVKIRGTAMHIAEKYQQLARDAQASGDRVMSENYNQHAEHYLRIVAAAQPQQQPNVQAPARNEAEDSNEVAAANGNGHANGADRAQPEAASSDGDVVDADSPQPFIEDMPVIDQEGKVNGAGQKAEAGDEQADDKPRRRTRTPRARTPRRAAEADSAGDDAAAGSTASGAEGAESPTAEAEDQPKPRRRTTRPRRTKAAEDAPVEVAPATE